GTCCAGACCCTCAGGAAGTGTGGCAAAGTAGCAAAAATTGTAAGtaaagcactgagcagctccttcagtgggagactgcagcacccacggtgtgggacggagagatttcgcaggcctttcctccccactgctgtcagactccacaacaaagactccaactgatcaaacacacacatccacactggtgcaataacactaagtgcaatacttttctggcatcgttgtatttttactcagttgtatatagcatttgtattctatttttatcttattgtatattttattctattttattctactgtatatagtattttattctattctgtacagttgtgtactgtatttattcttattgtattctaatttttgcttcataacttttgcactgtccacttcctgctgtgacaaaacaaatttcccacgtgtgggactaataaaggttatcttatcaatctctcttttaaaaaagaatctACTCTTCACATTAGGAATTAGGATTTTTCTTAACTGGATCTGTTTGTGCTTTTATGGAAAAATTCAGACAGTCAAGAGGCCCAGAAAGGTTCCAGTCAATGTGCTCAATCGTCAGCCATCACCTGACGACAGAGTCTTCAACAATGACTACAATGATGACTACAACTATGATCAAGACCGACGTAGCGTGTACAGCGCTAGGAGTGGCGGAGGCCGGGACCAAAGCCTGGAGAGGGAGCGAGGCGGCTACATGGACTCCGGCTACCACACACGTGATCGTGACTATGACCGGCGGGAACGTGGCAGGAGCACAGAGAGAGACCTCAGCCCGGACCGCCAGTACCGGCGAGATGGCAGCAGAGGCCGCACTTTGGATAGAGAGTACAGCCCAGATCGCCGCTATAAGAGCGAGCATGCGCTTGACCGTGACTACAGCCCAGACAGAAGGTACCGCAGCGACCGCACATTAGACCGAGATTACAGTCCTGATCGGCGTTTCCGCAGCGATCGAGCCCTCGACCACAGCCCCGACCGACGCTACCGAAGCGACCGAGCCCTGGACCGCAACGAGAGCCCCGATCTGCGCTACAGGCGTGACAGTCCAGGACGAGGCCGCGGCCGCGATCAAAGCTACGATCGAGGACTTGACCGCATCGCAAATGAGCCGCGGAAATATGACGAGCCAATAAAGCGAAGTGCAAGCAGGGACCGCCTTGAACGCACACCGTCACCTGCTGCCGTGCCCCTCCCTCTGCCACGCCCTGCCCGGGATCTGGAGCCGCTGGAGAAACCTGTGAATGTGCTACTGCTGAAAAACCATCCCAACGAAGGTGAGACGCTAAAAGGCTGTCAGATAAACAAAACATGTGAATGGTTCTCTTCACCTTAAATGAAAAGGGTTACAGTCTCTGTGGGTGGCACGGAAAGCTAACCTTTACTAAAATTCAGGTTAAATCCTATTTTTAtgttaatgaataaataacaaaacaatcTATGTTGGAGGGTTGTGAACTTTTTCCCAATTCTGAACTAAGACGTAAGAAGAAGTTTGAGAATCACTCAGTTAGGTTCTTATCTGACATATAGAATGGTTTATTATTCAACATAGAAAGGTTAACCGCTTTCCTACCAGGTTATCTGGTGTCTTCCTCAGCTGATACCCTTCTACACAACCATTTGGCAAATCTCACAAAGGTAGCTGCCAATAGCACTTGTGCATCTGCAAGCCTATTGGAAACCTGACTCCTGCCCCAgctcttcctttttctgtttctatttTAATTTCATATCTGTTGCCATTTATATCTGCTCTGTTCTGTAGTAGGGGGTTCCTTCATATGCACAGGGAAGGGCATGGTGATCCCAAAACAAGGGTTTAAGTGGTCCTGACTAGAGTTTTGTTACCCATTTCTAAGTATCTTTGATAtcataaaaaagtaaataaaacctGTACAGCTATTTGGGAAAGAAACCCCCTCCTGCATTTAGCACAAAATAAGTGGTGTCTgccacaagaaaaacaattggCAACAAATTTGATAAATGTTAAGCAGAGGAAAGGATGCACTTTATTTGAAGGTTTTATTAAATGGATGCAAAATGGAAATGTCCTAATTGTACGTTTAATTGTTTACTCAAGCAATTCTAGCGAGAGAGAGAGTTAATGGAGGCACGGCCATGTCAGCATACATCACCACCAGCTGATTTCAGCATATCAGCAGATAAAATGGCTTGTACCATTCATCAGTTTGGCGCTTGCTGTTTActggctttatttttaaattgaggtgaatttcttcacttggcacagaaatgcataaaacaaaatgaacagTTGGAAAAGTGATCACAGTGCTTATAGGTAAATTCTTATTTTAAACATCAGCCTAGTATATCAGTGCATCATTTATACAGATGTGTCCAGAGGCATTTTGGTCAGTGACCGTTAATAAACCCTTCAGAGGTCGAAAAGTGACCTGATTAATTTTTCCATTTGTTCGGTCATGCCAGGTTATCTAGACTGTGAATGTCAGATATAATTAAAGTGGAGTTGGGTAAAATAAggtaaaatatttgtttgattatttacacataaaatatatgtgtgatttgtgtttttgcagaatATGGCCTTCGTCTGGGCAGCCAGCTCTTCATCAAAGAGATGACCAGCACAGGACTTGCCAGCAAGGATGGAAACCTGCAGGAAGGGGACATTATTCTGAAGGTAGGGTGGTGTATATTccttatttgttattttttttgctcattAACCGTCCATTTCTGACAGTTCAAATGAAtccttatttatattttactggGCTTTCGCTCAGCATCATGGGTCACGCTTTGGATGAAACGATCCGGTCACACAGGGTTAAAGACACTGCGTAGCAACTACAGATCGCTAGGGGAAATGAGTATTTCCTGACCAGTTGTTGGCAGTCGATGTGAAATCGATGGCTACATCGCAGTCACGCAAGACTAATGACTAGTTTGTGACCCCATGGCCCAGCTGTCGCTTTGGAAAAATGAGTATTCCTCAGCTGGTTGCTAAAGCTTGCTGGTATTTCCTCAGTAAGATTGCAAAAAGCTGTATATACCTCTGCACTGAAACTTTCCAGTTGCCTTGTTCACTAGTAGGTTGCTGACAACACAGACACTCTGTAAAAGTTGTTGGTTTCAGTGATATGGTGCGAAATTTAGTTTGAAGGTGAGTATTCTCGATTTCTGGTTTGCATTACACTTTCTTAAGTTACAGCTCCGGAAGCAATCAAGAGCAGGctgagaaataaattatttcccTAGTGACCAGTGGTTGCCAGGAGTAGATGGGTCTCTGACCAAAGTCAGTGCTAGTATATTGTAACCTTGGTTTCTGCCGCTTCAGTTGCTTGGTTGTATTCCGTATCCAGGCACAGCTGACAAACAGCctctaatttctttcttttatgttAAAGTGCTGCAAAACCGTGCTGTAACACAGCTGTCATCTGTTTGCTTTCAGTCTCTTTTGTTTATGTCTTCCACTGAGAGAGAGTCAGAGCTGCAACATTGGGTAGCGGAAGTGTAACATCTTTTAGCAGAAAAGTACCATTGTGTAAAATAAGAAACATGCGTTTAACAGAGTAGTATTTCGTACTAGAAAGGGCAGCAGCGATTAAACATTTAGTCGACAAGTCGCCCACATTCCTATCAGTACCTGGGAGAAGCAGCTGCCACACAGAGGCAGGGCAGAGTGGTCACTTTTACATTTGTCTCATATTAAACAAGATGAACAAGATTTCTGAAAGTTTCAAATAACAAAGGCGGCGTGTGTAAAGGTAATCTCAGTGAACCAACGCTCAGGATTCACACTGCTTTAAAAGCTcagttttaaacttttttttttccccctactgTTTGCTCTGTATGATATCAGTGAGAGGGGGGTGTCCCAAGTGTGGTCATGTTTGGCACAGAAGCACCAACAacctgctgtttttaaatggtaTTTGTGTGAATGGCAGTCGTCTTAAAATGAGGGTGGAAGAAGCTAAAAGGATGAACTTAGGGACTGCATTTCCATTTAACTTCAGCATTTAGTAAGCCACCATTGAATTTGAGCTATTTTATTCCATGGGGTATTTCTGAattgtgttttaatgttttcaaaaaaatgtattttgtttttgctctttgatttatttatgttttttattttagcttctgtcattttttttttttttaatcttttatgtGGACTGTTGTAAATCAGTTTGATTTCTTTACCCTATTTAAttgagctctttttttttttttttttttttaaccttattgCTTTGTTCTACTTTAGCTagccatttttgttgttgtgtttttgttactttttggcTGCTTTTGTCTCCTCTGCCTCTTTTGACTTGTATCTTTacagtgtaaaataaataaggattattttaagCTTTAACAAAAATCTGGAGCTGGACATATGCCGAATAGGTTCAGTTTAAAGATCACCCATCTcaatgacatcatacagagtcaagaacagaaaaaaagtatCTGAAACTGACTGTTTAAAGCAACCTGAAGCATGAGTGAGCTTTTGGCTCACGGAGATTAGTTATGTGCTTACCTGATTAAACCTTTGACCATGTGTAATATCAACATTTGTAGTTGTGATAGTAGATGTTTGTATATAACATTAGGAAAAGCATAATTCCTTTTTAAgtgtacaaaatatttaaaaactgtaaaacattGCATGCTTTGTTTGTGTGATTCGTGAGTGAGAAGCGTCTGCACATCTCCTAATCCCCTCTGTCTCTGTCAGATTAATGGGACTGTGACAGAAAACCTGTCTCTCAGCGATGCCGGGAAGCTGATTGAGAAGTCCCGCGGAAAGCTACAGCTGGTGGTGCAGCGAGACAGGAAGAAGATCCTGGTCCGAATCCCGCCAATGGTCGACAGCGACTCGGAGCTCGACGGTGAGAGAAACTCGAAACTGAAAAGCAGCAGGTCCTATGCCGTGTAAAGGCACACCTGGCGAGTGGCCATCATCATCTCcatgatcatcatcatcttcatcattttatatatatatatctagaaATATAAACCTCATTGCATTATGAACTTCTAATGAATCAATTGTGGAAACCTTAATGCCATTAATGTTTCTGTACCTGTCAATCAAATTTGTTCTTAATTCTTAAAATAAAGGCTTTACTTACATCaacttttagttttatttaaatattatttcacATACACATATTCCACAAAGCACTACGAGCTAACCATATTCAGCACATCATCACCATCCCCTCCACCCTCTTATTGCTCACCCCTTTATACctgtttttattgtcacatgaCCAGATGGCATGCTGTTATTGGTCGGGAAGGATAGAGATAAGTGGTGTGAGTGGATTGTTCACTGACCAAATGTTTGCCGGGAGGAGGGGGGGATAGCACGAAGACTTGTGACCCAGTTTGACTGgtttggggtgtgtgtgtgtgcgcgtgtgcatgtgtgaaagtGCTCATTCGCCTCTAGCGGCGTGATCTAATCCCCTATCATAATCCTGCTACTGGATATGACAGAATTTCATTATGTTAAGGTTCGCACCGCTGCAGCCTTCTGGTTTCTACCATCCAGCACCCTTCTTTGTAATTCTGTTTGAGGACAATAGGGACCGACTGACTGAAAAAATTAAGATTTTGAGGTCTGACAGGTACAAATCACCTTAAGTGCACATGTGTAATTTTACTTTGTAATGGTATTACTGTGCTTATTCCTCCCTGCCCTGGAGTATAACATAGAAGTGCAGTCTAGCTTCCACACCCTGAATGCTAACATTGAAACATCCTGTTGAGTTTTAGTGCTCCTCATCATCATTGTAACCCCAGAAACTGGTATTTGCATATCTAATTGGTGTGGCTACTCATCTGGGAACAGTGCTCTGACCTTCATTTGTCTGAGAGCTgtgttgccccccccccccgcttccATGACCCAGGGGCCTTTTTGAGCCGAGCAAAGGCCATGTTATGTAATTTACAAAACAAAGAAGCACCAAGGAGAGATGCAGCATTTTACTCTTTCTGATAAAGTTTATAGGCTTTACTACCTGAACACAGAggaccccaccccccacccccatagCTGCTTGACTCTTGTGTGGTTTCACAGGAGTTGTGATATTTTTCATCATCCTTGTGTGTTTCAGATATCTCTGAGATCGAGTCGTACCGCTCCTATTCTCCACAGGATGACAGACGGGCCCACCACTCTGACCTCTCCTCCCATTCCTCCAATGAGAGACTTCGAGACAAGCCCAGGTACACTATCATTAAAGGCCAATTCTGGTATATTTCAAGCTGTAAAAGCTTTTAATGAGCTTTTCCTCTCAGCCTCAGGGCTCAGAGACTACATCTGTACGATGCTCTGAACCAGATGGCATGTAGCTGAGGTGTTTTGGGCATGTCTTATCAGGAGGGAGGAGACCCCAGAGCAGACCCGGGACATGCTGAGACTGTCTCTTTGCTTGCTTGGGAACTCCTTTGCGTCTTCCAGGCttgggagagggaggtctgggaaTCTGCTTTCCTGTGAAATCAGAAAATgcgatttcagttttatttttatagggggaaaaatagaaaaagaataCAACAATCAGATAATACTCTATGAACAAGCACTGGGTGATCACGGGAAGGAAATTTAACAGGAAAAGATTTCCGGCAGCAtcggctcagggaggggcagccatcacCAGGAATGTGCAATTAGGAACATAACACAAACTGTACCTATTTATTTGGCCGTTTGACCTTTTCAAGGATATTGGTGTCTATGACACCAATCCTAGTATGAATCCTAGCCCCTCCTTTATTGTTTGaccctttttatttttcatgaagTCGAGCACAGTGTTCATTCGGTTCACCAAGTTGAACTCAGTCACATTCCTATGATATCAGCTGATCTCAGTGCTAGCCCACATAAACTAATGGTTCAACCGATATCTTCCTGAACATCCTGTTTTTCAGTCTTGTAGAGAATCCTGTTTAACTTGCTTTAGCCTGCTACCGTTgctgcatctaaaagctgcaacCCCCATCCACCCGTGCTCCTTTTCGTGCTTATTCATGTCATATCTGCCATCCATGCCTGCTCTGTTTTGGACTAGTTGGTCTTGCAACTGCTGCTTTCCCCATCTCAGGATTTCCACTACACACGTGCATATGGAAGGACAGGAAAGTCTAAGAACAGAGCTGTACTCCCAAATCTTACTGCAGAAataaagttcttcttttactttcgTGGTCCTGACTGAGTTAGAAGATTTTGTGGCTCCACAGGTTATGCCAATTTGCACTACACACCTCTGCTCCAAAGATTTGTGGAAGATAAACTGAACTGGGTTGGGCAACGACTCCAAATCAACTGGAATGTTATATAGGtcatttcaaatgtttctgagtctgacaaaaagcaaacacacaaagtttAATCCTTGAAGAGCTGGGTCTGTATTGTTTTGGCAACTGCTTGTGACCTTGTGTCTCATTTTCATTCATAGGAAAGAATTATAATTAACATTTCCTCACAACAAAAGATTTGTCTGCCTGctctacaaacaaacaaacaaaaaccacaatcatctaaaaaatgattttaagtgttgctttgttttgtgcttttcttAATTCTAGATAACACAAAAGCATTGAGCTCTGCTTTGGTCAGTCATTTATTACGAATGAATTAAATACACCAGAAACAAATCAGGATAATGTAGGATTATGCTGATTTTATGCTTCATGAAGCTCAGGCAGCCCGTCACATCAAATATCGGAAAAACCACCATGTTATTAAACCAAACCGGAAAAGGAGTCATAATTATATCAACCgaattaaatgtgtaaaatgcttcttttaaactttccaaaaaTTTGGGATATTACTAGAGAGGAACCGCCTAGCAGGCTGGCAAAAATGGGTGCCATGCCGACCCCATTCAGAGGTGCCGACAGAGACGTTGAAGATAAGGCTGCTTTGCACGCAGAGAGGGAGGAGCCACGCTCCGAGACACCACCAGGTAAACATGATTTCGCCCTGAATATACAagactgtaaaaaataaataagtcaaaTCAGACAGTTGAATTGAATACTGACTGTAAATGATTTTGTTTCTGCAGTACCAGCTGCCAGTGTCGCCCCAAAGGTTCACGCTCCCCCTAAAGTGCCACTAAAGCCAAGTGCAGAAGACCTGGAAATATACGGGTCAGTATTAGttagttgttgtttgtttgtttgtttgtttgtttgtttgtttgtttgttttaattgagTTGCTCAAACTCAAATTTACTCAAAAACAAGAAGCCAGCTTGGTTGTCTCCGTCATAAATAGACTCTACCTTTGTCAACTGTTGTTTCCATGTTTCCATAATGCAGGCCGAACACGGTGATGGTGCGTTTCCAGAAAGGTGACAGTGTGGGTCTGCGGCTGGCGGGAGGAAATGATGTCGGCATCTTTATCGCCGGTGTTCAGGAGGACAGTGCAGCAGAGCAGGAGGGTCTCCGGACAGGAGATCAGATCATGAGGgtacagcatgttttagttcCACATTTAAACCCTGCACACACAAGAGTGCTGTGTCTGAAGTTggagaaaaaagacagaagCTTCGTCTTTGAGACATATATCAGGCCAGATTTCTCATTTTATTTCCTATTGTGTGCTTCAGGTGAACAACAGAGACTTCAGAGGCATGGTGCGTGAAGATGCTGTTCTCTACCTCCTGGAGATTCCTAAAGGAGAGGAAGTTACCATTCTTGCACAGAGCAAGCCTGAAGGTACTGGACTGGATAAAGAACAGTTGCGCAAACAGTACTAATGCCAAAACCGTCCTGTGTTAAAGTATatcacatagacacacacagaataTGATAAAAAGTCTTAGTAGTCTTGTATGAAGAGCCAGTGGCTTGCTTGCTTTTCTATTtcctgtaatttatttatttttatgataaTGGATGAATGAGGAAAAACAAGAGGCCCAAATTTGAGCCATGTGGGATGCCAAATAATGGTGGGGGGGTATttttagcttctgttttcttctatttttgcCAGTGTATAAAGATGTCTTAGCATCTGGCAGAGGCGACTCCTTCTTCATTAGAACCCACTTTGAATATGAGAAGGAGGCCCCGCAGAGCCTTCCTTTCTCCAGGGGGGAGATCTTCAAAGTGACGGACACACTCTATGATGGCAAACTCGGCAACTGGCTGGCAATCCGTAGTGACAAAAACAACCAGCTGTTAGAAAAGGGAATCATCCCCAACAAGAGCAGGTATGCAATGATGATCATCTTTGTGCAGACAGCCtttctgccccctgctggctatcAGAACGTGATGGctatgttttttgttgttgtttttttattttaaatataaatatttcaagtttttaatttttttttttttgtattaaggATTTGGCTggatattttatcattttacatgTTCTTTCGCTGGTAAGAAATCTGCATATCATCGTGTGAGCAGTCTAACTAGACAAAGTCatatattttcttgttttcgATATCAGAGCAGAGCAAATGGCTAACGTCCAGAATGCTGCACGGGCTGCATCGGGCAATGACAGAGGAGACTTCTGGAGGATGAGGGgccaaagagctgcaaagaaGAAAGATTTGCGCAAGAGTCGAGACGACCAGGGCAACGTTCCGGTTACACGCTTCCCCGCCTACGAGAGAGTGGTATTACGTGAAGGTATCCAGGAAACACTTTCACCCTGCAATTTTACCTGAGGCATTTTGCAGAGGTCCTCGCTGTGCCAGGACTTCTGAATtaattctttttgtttcatttagcTGGTTTCAGGAGACCGGTGGTGATATTTGGGCCCATTTCTGACGTGGTTAACGAAAAACTGGCTACTGAACTTCCTGATCAGTTTGTCATTGCTAGTAAGTATCACGACCGCCTGTAAATAAACATTAGCACTAACAGAAAAAGATTTCTGTAGGCTTTCTTTACTCTGTTCTTGTTTGTGAGTGGTTTTTATCTCCTCTTTCAGAAACTGAGCCCAAGGATGCAGGAAGTGAGAAGTCCTCGGGGGTGGTGAGATTGAACTCTATCCGGCAAATCATTGAACAGGTATGGTATAATCATTAGAAGATAATGACGCTGTATGAACACTAGTGCAGTGGCTGTTATGGGAGTGCGCAACACCCATTTTATATTGTTACAATTTATTATTTCcccaatttttttatttttatgtcccCTAAACACCATTAAACCAGAGTTGAATAATAGTGGCTCAAAAATATAAAGCTTCAGATATCAAGCCAAAGATCCCCAGCGTAATTTTGGGTGGATCCTTTTGGAGTTGCATCAAAACTCCAAAGGGATTTGTTGCATCAGAAGCATAAAAATCTGCCAACAGTGGAGCATCTAAGAAGAAAGAGTTAAAGAATAACTTGTGCAGCCATGTTTGTTGGAACCCATTTGAATTTTAGACTAAGTGATCTTTTTTATAAAAGATTTGACCTCATAGTTTCATCCACCTGTTTGAGGGCTAAGAATTAAAATAGGGTAGGGTTGTTAGTCTGTTCTGGTCAGCTAAtcaaaatttaattttaattgagATTTTGCTTTCCAGCTATTACCCTTTATTACCTTCCATAAAACAAGTCATCATAGAGCGCTTCTTTACATGCTTTAGTGCCGTTTTGTGCAGAATTTCAACTTCCTCTACATCAAAACAACCTTTATATCCCAAAGTCCATAGTAACCAAATAAACTGCTAAAAGAGACAATGTCATAGTTGAAATTCACCTGCAGAGTTTGAAGTGGCTCAGATGAACAGCTGTCGAGAGTGACTAACAGAGATTTCTGTGCAATTATTACTCATCATCCGACATATaaccatgtttttcttttttattattctccTGCAGGACCGTCACGCTCTGCTGGACGTGACTCCCAAAGCTGTGGACACCCTGAATTACACTCAGTGGTACCCCATCGTCCTTTTCCTGAACCCTGACAGCAAACAAGGTCTGAAGACCATGAGAAACCGCCTCATACCCGGATCCAACCGCAGCGCACGCAAACTGTATGAGCAGGCCCTTAGGCTGAAAAAGAGCTGTTCACACCTTTTCACGGGTGAGTTTTATGTGATTTATGGCATGGTTGTCCGTAGTTAACTTGTGattaatcagatttttttttttttaatcaactgtAACTGCCCTTAACAGGatagttttcatttttctaataTTCTTACCAGCATGGGGCGGAAAATATACATACTTTATTCACATTTATGCTTATAATTATTGCAACAATCCAAATAATGACAACTACTACTGAGAAAACCCCCGGAGGTACTGCATGCTCATAAAATACACTGAATGTACGCAACAATTCGCTTCTTTCTCCATTTCTACTCACCATCCACAATGTAACTGAGGAAACCACTTCCAGACAACCCGATCTACAGGTCACAGAGCCCACATGCGTTAATCGCGTGTCAAAAAGCCAATAGAGGCGTTAAAAGGAATTTGCGTTGACGTGGTATTGTCATGTTAACTTTGACAGTACTAAGTATTATGAAATCTTTTTCTtcctatattttttttcttttaagaattttttgttttgttttttgtctgttagaCACCATCGACTTGAACTCGGCCAATGACGCATGGTATGGCAGTGTGAAAGATTTAATTCGGGAGCAGcaagacaaagctgtgtgggTGTGCGAGGGCAAGGTGAGTGTCAGTGAACTTCTGCAGACCACTTGTTTTTGTGTGAATTTGACTGTTTCTTACACCCCTTCGCTTTGCTGTTACTTTCTCTCCTCAGGTGGATGGTTCAGAGGAGGACCTAGATCTCCAAGACGACCGCATGTCCTACCTGTCGGCAATGAGTGACTACCTCAGCATGGACAGCCGGATGACCAGCGACTACGATGACACAGCGGACGAGGGCGGGGCGTACACTGACAATGAGCTGGACGAGACACTGGATGAACCCCAGCCCGTGTCGGCCATCAGTCGATCATCAGAACCTGTACTGCCCGACGAGGTGGGCGTGTCTGCCGATAGACACTCTTCTTTTCCCCAACGTTGTTAatccatcatcatcactgttaaAATATCTACTCCAACCCCTGTGACCCTTCTCTGTGTGCCGTGTGTTTGTGTAGCGGCCTCACCCTGAACCCCGTGTACGTATGAGAAGAGAGGTGAACAGAGAGCCAAGCCCTCCCCCTTCTTTCGTCCCTGAACCCCCAAAGGTGAGAACCTCTCCCTGTTTTCCTCCCGTCAGACATCACTGTCGCTACACTTTCTTGTGGTCTCTCAAGCTGCATCTCAATTTAAAGTCTTTAGACCTTTCAGTTCTTGGCAAGACTCGAAGTACCATCAGATCTGATTCAAACCAAGCTGGAAATGTCTGAGGGTAGAACTGTCTTCTTTGGACTTCATTTAGTGCCGGTGTCCATTTCAGAACTTTTTCTtgataaataacaaaaactcTAATCTAGATGAATAAAGTTGCCCTTCTATACATCAGTTAAGAGTGCATCCAATAAAGGAGGATCTATTTAAATTGCTTCATTTGGTACTTCCTCTGCAAGCCGCTTTGGAACCCACCTGCACCTTGTACTCCTCCTCTAATTGATGTTTCTTTCCACATATGCACATATGTACCTGCAAATATAAGGGACTGAAGATGAGGGGGAAAAACACCTTTTGTTGCCTAAACCAGCTGTGACTGAAATAAACTTTCTCACACTAAGCTGataaaaatgttcaaaactCCTGCCTGCCTTATATTTGGAAGTGGCTCttccttaaaaaacaacaaaccacaTCCTGTAGTTGAGCAAATGATCACAAatggttcttttttttgtttgtttgtttgtttcaggttCGTGCTCAGACTCGAACTGACTCCACACGGAGCTACGAGTCACACTCCAGCAGCACCATCAGCAGCGACGCAGTGGGCGGAAACAAGCCGCCTCCCCCTCCCGTGAAGCCTGTGAAGCCCACTATCACCCGCCAACCAGTGAACCAGTCGTCAGAAGATCAGAGTCCGGGGAAAGACGACGAAGTGGAGGACCCCGCCAACAAATCCTTCCTGGGCAAGGTTAGACTCATTTATTGatttaaatgaattaattattttttattttattcttatacCAACAAGGCAGCTATCTGGGGCAAAAAGTCagacttttttatgtttctttctTCCCTTGCTTTAGAAGATTTCACTCTGGTATTATATCAAACTTATTCCCTTCtcctccttttgtttttttttttgtttttttactttctctGCATCTAATGTGAAATAGAAAATGGGTGACCAGGtaactacaaatttaccaaCACGTGTTTCCAACCCTCCCTTCAAATCCACAACAGCTCGTCATGCATCACAAATGTTCCCATTAATAAATCTCATTATGTATTTGCGTATTTACAGACACTCTTGTCTGTAAATGTTTCATCTGACAATCACTTCCTTGTGAGTTACACCATGTGA
The Maylandia zebra isolate NMK-2024a linkage group LG7, Mzebra_GT3a, whole genome shotgun sequence DNA segment above includes these coding regions:
- the tjp2a gene encoding tight junction protein ZO-2a isoform X1 codes for the protein MKFKKFITIMQAAMGIVPLNKRELLPPGRKLWRPPGDQPGSDQTSTDLLKCSRKFCWSREAQYLYLRRLSSRSFSAIMMNPVMEETVWEQYTVTLHRDSKMGFGIAVSGGRDNPNEDTGETSIVVSDVLQGGPADGLLFENDRVVQVNAIPMDGAIHSFAVQTLRKCGKVAKITVKRPRKVPVNVLNRQPSPDDRVFNNDYNDDYNYDQDRRSVYSARSGGGRDQSLERERGGYMDSGYHTRDRDYDRRERGRSTERDLSPDRQYRRDGSRGRTLDREYSPDRRYKSEHALDRDYSPDRRYRSDRTLDRDYSPDRRFRSDRALDHSPDRRYRSDRALDRNESPDLRYRRDSPGRGRGRDQSYDRGLDRIANEPRKYDEPIKRSASRDRLERTPSPAAVPLPLPRPARDLEPLEKPVNVLLLKNHPNEEYGLRLGSQLFIKEMTSTGLASKDGNLQEGDIILKINGTVTENLSLSDAGKLIEKSRGKLQLVVQRDRKKILVRIPPMVDSDSELDDISEIESYRSYSPQDDRRAHHSDLSSHSSNERLRDKPREEPPSRLAKMGAMPTPFRGADRDVEDKAALHAEREEPRSETPPVPAASVAPKVHAPPKVPLKPSAEDLEIYGPNTVMVRFQKGDSVGLRLAGGNDVGIFIAGVQEDSAAEQEGLRTGDQIMRVNNRDFRGMVREDAVLYLLEIPKGEEVTILAQSKPEVYKDVLASGRGDSFFIRTHFEYEKEAPQSLPFSRGEIFKVTDTLYDGKLGNWLAIRSDKNNQLLEKGIIPNKSRAEQMANVQNAARAASGNDRGDFWRMRGQRAAKKKDLRKSRDDQGNVPVTRFPAYERVVLREAGFRRPVVIFGPISDVVNEKLATELPDQFVIAKTEPKDAGSEKSSGVVRLNSIRQIIEQDRHALLDVTPKAVDTLNYTQWYPIVLFLNPDSKQGLKTMRNRLIPGSNRSARKLYEQALRLKKSCSHLFTDTIDLNSANDAWYGSVKDLIREQQDKAVWVCEGKVDGSEEDLDLQDDRMSYLSAMSDYLSMDSRMTSDYDDTADEGGAYTDNELDETLDEPQPVSAISRSSEPVLPDERPHPEPRVRMRREVNREPSPPPSFVPEPPKVRAQTRTDSTRSYESHSSSTISSDAVGGNKPPPPPVKPVKPTITRQPVNQSSEDQSPGKDDEVEDPANKSFLGKKMGDQIKAFEKMDHLARAQRLLELQEAENARLEIAQKHPDLYAVPVKLPKPNLSRPQPIGSSSIPEPQTPSRPPYSESRGHEDDEDDYRRQLADQTKRGYYNPQKYKDTEL